The Humidesulfovibrio mexicanus region CGGCAACACCGTCCTGGTGGTGGAGCACGACGAGCCCACCATCATGAGCGCGGACCATGTCATCGAGCTTGGGCCCGGCTCGGGCGAGCTGGGCGGCGAGATCGTGTTCCAGGGCCCGGTGGACGCCCTCATGAACCAGAGCCAGTCCCTTACGGCCCAGTACCTGCGAGGCGACCTGCGCTCCTGGCGGCCGGAGGAGCGCCGCCAGCCGAGCCCTGTGGGCGGCCGCACGCACCTGGGCATACGCGGCGCGCGCGCCAACAATCTGAAGGGGCTCGACCTGGACATCCCCCTGGGCGTGCTGGTGTGCTTCACCGGCGTGTCCGGCTCGGGCAAAAGCTCCCTTGTGGTCGATACCCTCTACAAGCATCTGGCCCTGGCCCAGGGCGTCAAGGTGGAGCAGCCCGGCCCCGTCGACGCCTTCATCGGCGCCGAGGCCATCGAGAAGATCATCGCCATCGACCAGACGCCCATCGGCCGCACCCCGCGCTCCAACCCCGCCACCTACACCAAGGCCTTTGACGAGATCCGCACAATCTTCGCCGGGACCAAGGACGCCAAAATGCGCGGCTATGCGCCCGGCCGGTTCAGCTTCAACGTCAAGGGCGGCCGCTGCGAAGCCTGCCAGGGCGACGGACAGGTGCGCGTGGAGATGCACTTTTTGCCAGACGTGTTCGTCACCTGCGAGGTGTGCAAGGGGATGCGCTACAACTCGCAGACCCTGGAGGTGCGGCACAAGGGCAAGAACATCGCCGAGGTGCTGGACATGACCGTGGCCGAGGCCCGCGAGTTCTTCGGCGCGCACACCGCCCTCTCCCGCAGGCTGGAGGTGCTGGAGCAGGTGGGCCTGCCCTATCTGCGCCTGGGCCAGCCCGCCACCACCCTGTCCGGCGGCGAGGCCCAGCGCATCAAGATCAGCCGCGAGCTGGGCAAGCGCAGCCTGCCGGGAACCCTGTACATTCTGGACGAGCCCACCACCGGCCTGCACATGCACGAGGTGGGCAAGCTTATCCGCGTGCTGCACCGACTGGTGGACAAGGGGGCCAGTGTCATCGTCATCGAGCACAACGCCGACGTGGTGCTCGCCAGCGACTACGTGTTCGACCTTGGCCCCGGCGGCGGCGAGAACGGCGGGACCATCGTGGCCCGCGGAACGCCCGAGGAAATCATGGCCAACCCGGAGTCCGTCACCGGGCGCTTTCTGGGGGCCGAGGCGCGGTAGCCTCCACCCCGCCCCGGCGCCACAGCTCGGCCAGCACCAGTCGCGCGGCCTCGCGCAGGGCGTGGTAGAACGAGTAGAAGTGCATCACCTCGTCCAGGTCGTACACCGCAATGGTGCGCTGGCGGCGCAGGTCGAGCAGCTTGTCGCCCGCTGCGGCAAGGGCCGCCCCTAGCCGCGGGGCCGCTGCCGCCGGGGGGGGCGCCTTGGTGGCGACGGCGCGGCCCAGCCCGGTCATGGCCTCTTCCAGCGCCTCGCCCAACTCCCGCAGCTCATCGGACAGGTGCCGGTGGAACCCTTCGGGCGGCGCGTTCTCCACGGCGTGGGCCATGGCCAGCAAATGCTCCGCCATCCGGTCCTCCAGCTCCAGCAGCGTTGAAAGTTCCCCGCCCTGCGCCGCCGTGCCCGGTTCGCGCAGCGCCGCAGACAGCAGCTGCCGGTTGCGCAGCAGAAGCCGCAGCACAGCGTCCTTGCGGTGGAACACGCGCCCGGCGTCGTAGCCGCCGCCCAGCCGGGTCTCCAGAAGCGTCGCCAGCAGCGCCGAGAGTTCCGTCAGCCCTTTGCCCAGCCCATAGCGCAGCACCACCCGCGCATGGGAGGGCCAGGCTAGCGACACGGCCAACGCCACCACGATGCCCAGCCCGACCTCCAGAAAACGCCACAGCCCTATCTCCAGGGCGCTGCCGCCCATGACCCCGTGCAGGCAGATGACCACCGCGGCCGTGAGGCCCGCAAGACGCAGGTTTTCGTTCTGCGAGGCCAAAAGCGCGCAGAAGAACACCGTGACGAACATGGCCGCGCCCAGGCCCGACACGCCCGCACCCAGCCAGGCGTCGGCCGCGGTGGCCGAAAGCGCGCCCAAAAGCGCGCCGCTGGCCGTGCCCAGAAGCCGCGCCCAACTGGCCGCGATGGAGCCGCCCACGTGCGCCTGCATCACCAGGATGGACGAGAATACCGCCCAGTAGCCCTGCTCCAGGTTGAGCAGCAGCGTCAGCGCAAAGGTGATGGTGGCCGCGATGGCCGTGCGCAGGGCGTGGCGCAGTTGGGATGCGTTGAGGCGCAAGGCAAGGTGTTCAGGCAGGTTCATGCTGTCCTTTGCGCGTTGTGCGCCGTGCCCGCTTCATGCTCCGCAGGCCAGGGGCTTCGCGCCCCTGGGCCCGCGTGAATCGGGGACAGGGGGACGGCGTCCCGCATGTTCCCCCCTTTCCGGGGTTCCAAGGGGCCGGGGAGGCCCCTTGGCCGCCGGAGGCATCAAAAGGCACAGCCCCGCGCCCGTTTCGTGCTCCGCAGGCCAGGGGCTTAAGCGCCCCTGGACCCGCGTGGAGGGGGGCTAGCGTCCCGCTGCCCCTTGCGCCGCGCCGCGCCATTTTTCCACATCGGCCCAGAATTCCGGGCAGGCGCAGATGTGGTAGCGCTCGCCGAGCTTCAGGGTGCACACGGCCTCGGGCAGGTGCAGGTCCAGCATGACGGGCACGCTCCCGGGGTGGCGGCACAGCAGCTGCTTGAGGGCGTCCAGGCGATCCGGGCCGCAGTGCTCCTCGCGGGCGGGGATGCGCGCAGGCTCGAAGCTTTGCGCCGCCACCTGGGCGAGCAGCTTCACGTTGTCGGCCAGCATCTTGGACTCGCGCGGGCCTTCCTCCTCGCCGGGCTTGGTGCGCACGTCCACCTTGCCCTCGAACACCAGCGGCTGGTCCTGGCCGAGCAGCTCCTTGGCCTCGGCGTAGACGTTGGCGAACAGCGTGCACTCGCCCGTGCCGGTGAGGTCTTCCAGTTGCAGGAAGGCCATCTTGTCGCCCTTTTTGTTGATGTATTCGCGCAAGGACGTGACCAGCGCGGCCACGCGCACCATCATGCCGCCGGGAAGCTCCTTGATTTCGGCCAGGCTGGTGAGGTTCAGGCGTTGCAGCTCGTGGCGGAAGCGCAGCAGCGGATGGCTGGAGAGGAAGAAGCCGAGCGCCTCCTTTTCCAGGCGCATCTTTTCCTCGTCGCCCCACTCGGGCACGTCCTCGTCGGTCACGAGGGGGGCTGTGGCTTCGGCTGTGGCCGAACCGCCGCCGCCCAGCATGTCCAGCATGGAGATCATGCCTTGGGCCTTTTCCTTGGCCTTCTTCTGGCCCATGGACACGGCGCGGTCCAGCGCGGCCATGTGCCCGGCGCGGGTCTTGCCCAGGCAGTCCAGCGCGCCGGCCTTGATGAGGGCCTCCAGGGTGCGCTTGTTGATCTTGCGCAGGTTCACGCGCTCGCAGAGGTCATAGATGTCGCGGAAGGGGCCGTTTTGCAGGCGTTCGTCCACGATCTCGCCCACGGCGTCCTCGCCAACGCCCTTGATGCCCGCCAGGCCGAAGACCACCTTGCCTTCCTGCACGGAGAAGCGGCTCTCGCTCATGTTGACGTTGGGCGGCACCACGGCGATCTGCATTTCGCGGCAGGCGTTGATGTAGGTGAAGACCTTGTCCGTGTTGGCGAGTTCCGAGCTGATGAGCGCGGCCATGAACTCCACCGGATGGTGGGCCTTGAGCCAGGCGGTGTAGTAGCTGATGAGGGCGTAGGCGGCGGAGTGCGACTTGTTGAAGCCGTATTCCGCGAATTTTTCCATGAGGTCGAAGATTTCCGCGGCCGTGGCCTCGGCGATCTTGTTCTCGCGGGCGCCCTCCATGAACTTCTGGCGCTGCTTGGCCATCTCCTCGGGCTTCTTTTTGCCCATGGCGCGGCGCAGCAGGTCCGCGCCGCCGAGGGTGTAGTTGGCGATGACCCGTGCGCAGCTCATGACCTGTTCCTGGTACACGATGACGCCGTAGGTGGGCTTCAGCGTCTCCTCCAGGGACGGATGCGGGTAGGTGACTTCGATTTGCCCGTGCTTGCGCTTGATGAATTCGTCCACCATGCCGGAGCCCAGCGGCCCTGGCCGGTACAGGGCGAGCATGGCGATGATGTCCTCGAAGCAGGTGGGCTTGAGCATCCGCAGATACTTGCGCATTCCGCTGGATTCCACCTGGAAGATGCCGTCGGTGTCGCCGGTGCAGAAAATTTCGTAGGTGGCGGGGTCGTCGAGGGCCAGGGTCTCCAGGTCGGGCCGGGGCTTGCCCGTGCGCTCGATGATGTCGAGCGCGTCCTCCACCACGGTCATGGTGCGCAGACCCAGGAAGTCGAACTTGATGAGGCCGACCTTTTCCACCAGCTTCATGTCGTACTGGGTGACGATTTCACCCTCCTTCCCCTTATATAAAGGAAGGTAGTCGAGCATGGGCTTGTCGGAGATGACGATGCCCGCCGCGTGGGTGCTGGCGTGGCGCGAGAGCCCCTCCAGACGCTTGGACACGTCGATGAGCTTCTCCACCTGGGGATTGCCCACGGCCATGGCCTGGAGTTCGGGCTCCTTTTCCAGGGCCTTGGAGATGGTCATCTTCATCTCTTCGGGCACCAGCTTGGCGATGCGGTCGGTGTCGGCGAAGGTCATGCCCAGGGCCCGGCCCACGTCGCGGATGGCGGCCTTGGCCTTCATGGTGCCGAAGGTGGTGATCTGGGCCACATGGTCGCGGCCGTATTTGCCCGCGACGTAGGCCACCACCTCCAGGCGGCGGCGTTCGCAGAAGTCCACGTCGATGTCCGGCATACTGACGCGTTCGATGTTCAGGAAGCGCTCGAACAGCAGATCGTAGGGCAGGGGGTCGAGGTTGGTGATCTTGAGCGCCCAGGCCACCAGCGACCCCGCTGCGGAGCCGCGCCCCGGCCCCACCGGGATCTTCTGGTCCTTGGCCCAGTTGATGAAGTCCTGCACGATGAGGAAGTACGCCGGGAAGCCCATCTCCTTGATGACGCCGAGCTCGTACTCCAGGCGTTGCCAGTAGGCGTCCTGGTCCACCTCGTAGGTCAGGGCCGCCAGGCGCTTTTTGAGGCCTTCGCGCGCCATGCGCTCGAACTCGGAGTCGATGCTCTGGCCCTCGGACAGTTCGTAGACCGGGAAGTGGTGCTGTCCAAGCTCCAGCTCAACATCGCACATCTCGGCTATTTTGACCGTGTTGCTGATGGCCTCCGGGCAGTAGGCGAAGGCGGCCTCCATCTCCTCCATGGTCTTGAAGTAGAGCTGGTCAGTGTTCATGCGCATACGGTCCTTGTCCAGAACCGTGCGCTGGGTGCCGATGCAGAGCAGCACGTCGTGGGCCTCGGCGTCGTCCCGGGTGAGGTAGTGGCAGTCGTTGGTGGCCACCGGGGGCAGCCCGGTCTCGCGCATGACCTCAAGCATCATCTCGTTGGCGCGGGTCTGGTCGGCGATGCCGTTTTCCTGCAGTTCCAGGTAGAAGCGTCCGGGAAAGATGTCGGCGTACTCGCGCGCCACGGCGATGCCGGAGTCCAGCCCCTTGGTGAGCAGCGTGCGGTTGACCTCGCCCGCCAGGCAGGCGGAAAGGGCGATGAGCCCCTCAGAATAGTCGCGCAAAAGCGCCTTGTCCACGCGGGGCTTGTAATGGAAGCCTGTCAGGTAGCCCTCGCTCACCAGCTTGATGAGGTTCTGGTAGCCGGTGCGGTTCTGCGCCAGCAGCACCAGGTGGTAGGCGGCCTGGCGCGAGCTGGTCTGGCTTTTGTCTTCGCGCGGGCCGGGGGCCACGTACACCTCGCAGCCGATGATGGGCTTGATGCCGGTATCCAGCGCCTTTTGCCGGAACACCAAAGCCCCGTGCATGTTGCCGTGGTCGGTCAGGGCCACGGCGGGCATCCCCAGGTCCTTGGCGCGTGAGCAAAGATCCTTGATGCGTATGGCGCCGTCAAGCAGGCTGTATTCGCTGTGACAATGCAGGTGCACGAAATCCGACATGTGGCTTCCCCTTTGCGAGTGCTGACGAGTTTGTGTATACACCAGCGGGCAGGCCTTGGAAACGGCGCGGGCCGGCATTTTAATACCTATTTAAATTCAATGTGTTGCGCTGCGCGTGGCGCGGGGTGCGGGGCGCGTGATGGTGGAGCGGTTGAAGCGCAAGGTGTCGCGTCTGTCCTCCGTGCTGCCGGTTCTGGCGGGCGCGGTGGCCGTGTCGTTGGCGCTGGCGCTTGTGGCCTGGCTGGCCAGACCCTACCTGCCCAAGGCCTTTGTCGACTTCGTGGCCGAGCTTGCGCGCGAGGATTTCGAGACCCGCAGGCAGGCGCTCAAGGCCTGGTTCGACGCCTTCGGGGCGGTGGCCGCCTGGGTGTTTTTGGCCGTGCAGTTTCTGCAGGTGGTGGTGGCGCCCATCCCCGGCCAGTTCACCGGAATGCTGGGCGGCTTCGTGTTCGGCTTCTGGCGCGGTCTCGCGCTCAACGTGGTGGGCAACGCCGTGGGCTCGCTCTTCGCCATGCTGCTGACGCGCTTCTTCGGCGAGCGGGTCATGCGGCCTTTCGTGCCCCAGCGCATCCAGGAA contains the following coding sequences:
- a CDS encoding FUSC family protein, whose product is MNLPEHLALRLNASQLRHALRTAIAATITFALTLLLNLEQGYWAVFSSILVMQAHVGGSIAASWARLLGTASGALLGALSATAADAWLGAGVSGLGAAMFVTVFFCALLASQNENLRLAGLTAAVVICLHGVMGGSALEIGLWRFLEVGLGIVVALAVSLAWPSHARVVLRYGLGKGLTELSALLATLLETRLGGGYDAGRVFHRKDAVLRLLLRNRQLLSAALREPGTAAQGGELSTLLELEDRMAEHLLAMAHAVENAPPEGFHRHLSDELRELGEALEEAMTGLGRAVATKAPPPAAAAPRLGAALAAAGDKLLDLRRQRTIAVYDLDEVMHFYSFYHALREAARLVLAELWRRGGVEATAPRPPESAR
- the dnaE gene encoding DNA polymerase III subunit alpha, with amino-acid sequence MSDFVHLHCHSEYSLLDGAIRIKDLCSRAKDLGMPAVALTDHGNMHGALVFRQKALDTGIKPIIGCEVYVAPGPREDKSQTSSRQAAYHLVLLAQNRTGYQNLIKLVSEGYLTGFHYKPRVDKALLRDYSEGLIALSACLAGEVNRTLLTKGLDSGIAVAREYADIFPGRFYLELQENGIADQTRANEMMLEVMRETGLPPVATNDCHYLTRDDAEAHDVLLCIGTQRTVLDKDRMRMNTDQLYFKTMEEMEAAFAYCPEAISNTVKIAEMCDVELELGQHHFPVYELSEGQSIDSEFERMAREGLKKRLAALTYEVDQDAYWQRLEYELGVIKEMGFPAYFLIVQDFINWAKDQKIPVGPGRGSAAGSLVAWALKITNLDPLPYDLLFERFLNIERVSMPDIDVDFCERRRLEVVAYVAGKYGRDHVAQITTFGTMKAKAAIRDVGRALGMTFADTDRIAKLVPEEMKMTISKALEKEPELQAMAVGNPQVEKLIDVSKRLEGLSRHASTHAAGIVISDKPMLDYLPLYKGKEGEIVTQYDMKLVEKVGLIKFDFLGLRTMTVVEDALDIIERTGKPRPDLETLALDDPATYEIFCTGDTDGIFQVESSGMRKYLRMLKPTCFEDIIAMLALYRPGPLGSGMVDEFIKRKHGQIEVTYPHPSLEETLKPTYGVIVYQEQVMSCARVIANYTLGGADLLRRAMGKKKPEEMAKQRQKFMEGARENKIAEATAAEIFDLMEKFAEYGFNKSHSAAYALISYYTAWLKAHHPVEFMAALISSELANTDKVFTYINACREMQIAVVPPNVNMSESRFSVQEGKVVFGLAGIKGVGEDAVGEIVDERLQNGPFRDIYDLCERVNLRKINKRTLEALIKAGALDCLGKTRAGHMAALDRAVSMGQKKAKEKAQGMISMLDMLGGGGSATAEATAPLVTDEDVPEWGDEEKMRLEKEALGFFLSSHPLLRFRHELQRLNLTSLAEIKELPGGMMVRVAALVTSLREYINKKGDKMAFLQLEDLTGTGECTLFANVYAEAKELLGQDQPLVFEGKVDVRTKPGEEEGPRESKMLADNVKLLAQVAAQSFEPARIPAREEHCGPDRLDALKQLLCRHPGSVPVMLDLHLPEAVCTLKLGERYHICACPEFWADVEKWRGAAQGAAGR
- a CDS encoding TVP38/TMEM64 family protein; its protein translation is MVERLKRKVSRLSSVLPVLAGAVAVSLALALVAWLARPYLPKAFVDFVAELAREDFETRRQALKAWFDAFGAVAAWVFLAVQFLQVVVAPIPGQFTGMLGGFVFGFWRGLALNVVGNAVGSLFAMLLTRFFGERVMRPFVPQRIQEKFDATIHRGGLTNFFMLYLLPGTPKDAICFMAGLTRLSLWKLLAVNILGRLPGLAVLTFTGAAADADLFTVKLVFGIGLALAFVIWLFDEEIKERLARLAG